The following proteins are encoded in a genomic region of Fusarium keratoplasticum isolate Fu6.1 chromosome 9, whole genome shotgun sequence:
- a CDS encoding PAP2-3 domain-containing protein, with product MGVGSFLEPLIVVTLLFGGAYFNRNKDYRFRLTKSSWPKDAGRKRSDDFQKRDSTDSLMSGWSGSRSPSIDPDEQPTLRRRKLQVFGFKRIVSTPNTLVFEDRLLSRVLKKFPFLAEAWYWFLIYFVYQVGRAITALTLVEGTVNVARKHALQLIHLEQSLHIFWEVDIQKWFLARPAILHWINRIYSFIHIPGTIFFLVMLYYFTTTRKRRVSARADNVAAGPALYEARRRTMAMCNLIAFIIFTSWPCMPPRLLSDPDYKGSDAAEAKSFGFVDSVHSGTGESSVWTTNKFCNQYAAMPSLHFGYSLLIGLTIATIPITGLRPNSWKRIAIVVMGMSYPALILTAIVATANHFILDAVAGAIVCGIAWNCNGFLLNFCILEDYFLWHLRIHKPVNYTDPETAVESEFQAGLLAQDV from the exons ATGGGAGTCGGTTCGTTCCTCGAGCCACTCATAGTGGTAACCCTCCTCTTCGGGGGCGCCTACTTCAACCGCAACAAGGACTACAGGTTCAGACTCACAAAGTCTAGCTGGCCCAAGGACGCCGGTCGCAAGCGCTCCGATGACTTTCAGAAGCGAGACTCGACCGATAGCCTCATGAGCGGCTGGAGCGGTTCGCGCTCTCCCAGCATCGACCCCGACGAGCAGCCGACACTTCGCCGCCGCAAGCTCCAAGTATTTGGCTTCAAGCGCATCGTGTCGACACCGAATACACTCGTCTTTGAGGACCGTCTGCTGAGCCGTGTCCTGAAAAAGTTTCCCTTCCTCGCCGAAGCCTGGTACTGGTTCCTCATCTACTTTGTGTACCAAGTCGGTCGCGCCATCACAGCCTTGACACTCGTCGAGGGCACCGTCAATGTTGCCCGAAAGCACGCCCTGCAGCTCATCCACCTCGAGCAAAGCCTACACATATTCTGGGAGGTGGATATCCAGAAGTGGTTCCTCGCGCGCCCTGCTATCCTCCACTGGATCAACCGCATCTACTCTTTCATCCATATCCCCGGtaccatcttcttcctggTTATGCTGTACTACTTCACCACCACTCGCAAGCGCCGTGTCAGTGCCCGTGCCGACAATGTTGCAGCTGGTCCTGCTCTCTATGAGGCTCGTCGACGTACTATGGCCATGTGCAACCTCATtgccttcatcatcttcaccagcTGGCCTTGTATGCCTCCTCGCCTGCTGAGCGATCCTGACTACAAGGGGTCTGATgctgccgaggccaagagcttTGGTTTCGTGGATTCGGTTCACAGTGGCACTGGTGAGAGCAGTGTATGGACCACTAACAAATTCTGCAACCAGTATG CTGCTATGCCCTCGCTGCATTTCGGTTActccctcctcatcggcctcACCATCGCCACCATCCCCATCACTGGCCTCCGTCCCAACTCGTGGAAGAGGATCGCCATTGTCGTCATGGGCATGTCATATCCCGCCCTGATTTTGACCGCCATCGTCGCGACCGCCAACCACTTCATCCTCGATGCTGTAGCTGGCGCTATTGTCTGCGGAATCGCCTGGAACTGCAACGGCTTCCTGCTCAACTTTTGCATCCTTGAGGATTATTTCCTTTGGCATCTTCGAATCCACAAGCCCGTCAACTACACCGACCCTGAAACGGCTGTTGAGTCAGAGTTCCAAGCCGGTCTATTGGCCCAGGATGTTTGA
- a CDS encoding MFS domain-containing protein, which produces MADAEKVNTMARQSFTEDAGESKEVPINTMPAILSNLSDDEYKTVGRRALLKMDMVIMPTLMVMYILNYLDRNNIASAKLAGIMEDLDLSDTEFQSCVSILFVGYILMQIPSNMMLGRLKLPGVYICLAMAVWGIISAAQTVVRSFAGLAVARFFIGFVEAVFFPGVLFYLSIFYNRKQYAFRMALFYSGSQLGNAFGGLLAIAILELDGRFGLQGWRWLFLVEGVVTVGLALVFAFILPNSPYGVKSLSEVERAWIKYNYEEDQGQGDDRSEMTAWQGLKLAIQDPKTWLLLATLYCIFVSAGVTNFFPPVVATLGYSRTITFVLTAPPFVLCCLTMLVNGFHSDHKQERYFHIVGPLCVTLVANIIAVSTLNVAARYTAMMLMPASFYAGSTVLLSWITGTLNQPVAKRASAIALIISVCNTPNVWTPYLYNGAPRYLAAFAVNLAAAAGAIVVATIVRMYLKKQNWKLENGRDTGKSGPTEVQKANGFRYML; this is translated from the exons ATGGCCGACGCTGAAAAGGTCAACACTATGGCTCGCCAGTCCTTTACTGAAGATGCCGGCGAGTCCAAGGAGGttcccatcaacaccatgccCGCCATATTGAGCAATCTCAGCGACGACGAGTATAAAACAGTTGGACGACGGGCtctgttgaagatggacatgGTCATCATGCCCACCCTCATGGTCATGTACATCCTCAACTACCTCGACAGAAACAACATTGCATCGGCCAAGTTAGCGGGAATCATGGAAGACTTGGACCTCAGCGATACCGAGTTCCAGAGCTGCGTGTCGATCCTGTTTGTCGGTTACA TCCTCATGCAGATCCCCTCCAACATGATGCTCGGTAGACTCAAGCTCCCAGGCGTCTATATTTGCCTAGCCATGGCCGTCTGGGGCATCATCTCTGCTGCGCAGACCGTTGTCAGAAGCTTTGCAGGCCTCGCCGTGGCGcgcttcttcatcggctttgtcgaggccgtcttcttcccCGGCGTGCTGTTCTACCTGTCCATCTTTTACAACCGAAAGCAGTACGCCTTTCGCATGGCGCTGTTCTACTCTGGCTCACAGCTTGGTAATGCTTTTGGTGGATTGCTAGCCATTGCtatcctcgagctcgacggACGCTTTGGGCTCCAGGGGTGGCGGTGGCTCTTCTTGGTAGAAGGAGTCGTGACAGTCGGTCTGGCTCTTGTCTTTGCCTTTATCCTCCCCAACTCACCCTATGGCGTCAAGAGCCTGAGCGAAGTTGAACGAGCTTGGATAAAGTACAACTACGAAGAAGACCAGGGACAAGGCGATGACCGATCTGAGATGACGGCGTGGCAAGGtctcaagctcgccatccaGGACCCCAAGACGTGGCTTCTGCTGGCGACTTTATACTGCATTTTTGTCAGTGCCGGCGTCACAAACTTCTTCCCTCCCGTGGTGGCCACACTTGGATACTCGCGAACAATCACGTTTGTCCTTACAGCGCCCCCCTTTGTTCTATGCTGCTTGACCATGCTAGTCAACGGCTTCCACTCGGACCACAAACAAGAGCGATACTTTCACATTGTTGGGCCTCTTTGTGTTACTCTAGTCGCCAACATCATTGCTGTCTCTACTCTCAACGTCGCGGCGCGATACAcagccatgatgctgatgccAGCGTCCTTTTACGCCGGCTCAACAGTTCTCCTCTCGTGGATAACAGGAACTCTCAACCAGCCCGTCGCGAAGCGAGCCTCTGCTAtcgctctcatcatctcggtATGCAACACACCCAACGTTTGGACGCCGTATTTGTACAATGGTGCGCCGAGATACCTAGCAGCATTTGCGGTCAACCTCGCTGCTGCGGCGGGGGCAATTGTAGTGGCGACGATTGTGAGGATGTATCTTAAGAAGCAGAATTGGAAGCTTGAGAATGGGAGGGATACGGGCAAGAGTGGTCCAACTGAGGTTCAGAAGGCGAATGGGTTTAGATATATGCTCTGA